Proteins found in one Pseudomonas sp. P8_241 genomic segment:
- the sutA gene encoding transcriptional regulator SutA produces the protein MSDDDLENDDLEVGDEDETEEGLEAAAEDVADDDGGDDTPAPAAKGKAKAAVSVDELPSVEAKNKERDALARAMEEFLAKGGKVQEVEANVVADPPKKPDNKYGSRPI, from the coding sequence ATGAGCGACGATGATCTGGAAAACGACGACCTCGAAGTAGGCGACGAAGACGAAACCGAAGAAGGTCTGGAAGCAGCGGCGGAAGACGTTGCTGACGACGATGGCGGTGACGATACACCGGCCCCGGCTGCCAAAGGCAAAGCCAAGGCGGCGGTATCGGTCGATGAGTTGCCGAGTGTCGAAGCCAAGAACAAGGAGCGCGATGCTCTCGCGCGGGCCATGGAGGAGTTTTTGGCCAAGGGCGGCAAGGTGCAGGAAGTGGAGGCCAATGTGGTCGCCGATCCGCCCAAGAAGCCTGACAACAAGTACGGCAGCCGGCCTATCTGA
- a CDS encoding secondary thiamine-phosphate synthase enzyme YjbQ encodes MWQQTLITLRARPRGFHLVTDELLAGLPELKVCRVGLLHLWLQHTSASLTINENADPAVRRDFERFFNRLIPQGADGYEHNDEGLDDLPAHFKASVLGCQLSLPISAGRLALGTWQGVYLGEHRDHGGARKVLATVYGDGA; translated from the coding sequence ATGTGGCAACAGACTCTGATTACCTTGCGGGCGAGGCCCCGGGGCTTTCATCTGGTAACGGACGAGTTACTCGCCGGCTTGCCTGAACTCAAGGTTTGTCGGGTCGGTCTGTTGCACTTGTGGCTACAGCATACCTCGGCTTCGTTGACCATCAACGAGAACGCCGATCCGGCGGTACGTCGAGACTTCGAACGATTTTTCAATCGTCTGATCCCACAAGGAGCGGACGGCTATGAGCACAACGACGAAGGCCTGGACGACCTCCCGGCGCACTTCAAGGCCAGCGTGCTTGGTTGTCAGCTGAGTTTGCCGATTTCGGCAGGTCGATTGGCGTTAGGGACCTGGCAAGGCGTTTATCTGGGCGAGCACCGCGACCATGGCGGTGCCCGTAAAGTCCTCGCCACCGTATACGGTGACGGGGCGTAA